Below is a window of Synergistota bacterium DNA.
CTCACAAGCTTGCTGAGGAGCGGGAGAATCAGTCTCCTGAGCTATAACATCACAACCAGCCTCTATCAGGCTCAAAGCTGCTTCCTTTTCAGTGGGGGGATCATACCAAGCATTCACCCACACAACGTGCACCGTCGCCTTCGGATTTACCTTTCTAACACCAAGAGTAAAAGCATTAGCTCCCCTTATGACCTCGGGGATCGGATGAGCCCCAACATAACCTATCTTATTCTTCTTAGTCATCATGCCCGCGGCGATTCCGCTCAAAAATTCTGCCTCATATATCCTGCCAAAGTAAGTTCCTACATTCTTAGCCCTCTTGTAGCCAGAGCAGTGCACGAAAACCACATCGGGATGCTTCTTTGCAACCTGAAGCACCGCATCCATGTAGCCATAACTCGTGGCAAATATAACCTTACAGCCCATAGCTATTAGGTTCTCCATAGCGGTAATTGCCTCCGCTCCTTCGGGAACCGATTCAAGGTAAACCGTATCAACATTGGGAAACTTCCTCTCTATATATTTTCTCCCCTGATCATGAGCATATGTCCATCCCGCATCCCCAACCGGACCTATGTAGATAAATCCCACCTTTAGCTTCTTTTCGCCCGCGAGGGCAAAGCCAGAAAGGGTTCCTACAACAAAAATCAACGCCAGTAAAACAATCAATATCTTCCTCATATAACTTCACACCTCCTCGAGAAGGCTAAGTATAAGTCTCCCACTTACTTTTCTCCTATACTCTTCAGAAGCTCGGACATCAGATATCGGAGACACCACCTCCTCTATCATTAGGCTCGCCTTTCTAAGTATATCCTCTGAAATAGGCTTGCCTTTCAAAAACTCCTCAGCCTTATAGGCTCTTATTACGGTTGGAGCCACGCTTCCCAAAGCTATTCTGATGTCCTCAAAAAAGCCATCACTAAGGCGATAAATAACGGCAATAGAAGCTATAGAAATGGTCATTGAGCTTCTCTGCCCAACTTTGCGATATATGAACCTGTAATCGTCGGGGAAATCCCTTAAAAGGATAGAAAGGAGAAGCTCTCCATTCCTAAGGTCCGTCTGACCAGGCCCCTTTATGAAATCTGAAATGCGAAGAACCCTCTCCCCTTCAAGGCTCACAAGCTTAACCTGAGCCTCATAAGTGTAAAGCGCCGGTAAACTATCTCCTGCTGGGGAAGCGTTAACTACATTGCCACCTATCGTCCCAAGATTTCTTATCTGACGAGATCCTATAACCGAAAGAGCACTTTTAAGCAAAGGTGGTATATCCATCGAGAGAAGCTCCGTATGCGTGAACAAAGCCCCCATTTCGAGTTTTCCGCTTTCCCTTCTAAAGATCCTAAGCTCCGGTATTCTGGTTATATCCACAAGCAAGCCGGGATTTTCAAGCCCCCTCTTTATCCTGACGAGAAGGTCTGTCCCACCAGCTATAGGTTTACCCCCATCTGAGAGAATCTCGAGAGCCTCCCTTAAGCTTCCCGGCACCAGAACCTTAAAACTCACTCTTTCCTACCTCCCTTTACAGCCATAACGGCATCCACTATCTTCTGATAGCCGGTGCAACGACAAAGATTTCCCGAAAGAGCCTCTCTTACCTCCTCACGAGACGGATCAGCGGATTCATCAAGGAATGAAGCGAGGTTCACTATCATTCCAGGCGAGCAGAAACCACATTGAACTGCTCCCTCCTTCACCATGGCGTCTATCAGGGGATGATTGGAAATTCCCTCTATAGTCGTGATCTCAGCTCCGTCCGCCTTAACCGCTAAAGTAATACAGGATGGAACTGGTTTTCCATTTAAAAGCACGGTACAAGCTCCGCATTCTCCCATCTCACAACCGCTTTTGGTTCCGTGAAGATGAAGCACATCTCTTATAAGCTCAAGAAGCGTCATATCCTCCCTTATCTCGACTTCCTTCTCCTCTCCGTTTATCTTAAAGCGAATTCTCAAAGTCATCCACCTCCATATACCTTTCCAAAAACTCGTCCGGATCCTTAGAAACGAGAGGGGCATCAAGAGAAGCTTTAAATACCGCATCAATGTCCTTCAGCCCACTTCCCGTTATAAGAAGAACTACTTCCTCATCCGAGGAAAAGGCATCCTCATGCGACATTTTTAAGAAACCAGCAAATGCTGCAGCTCCAGCAGGTTCAGCAAAAATGCCCGTTAAGGTGGAAAGCTCAAAAATAGCTGAGAGAATCTCATCATCTGAAACTGAGATCATCAATCCACCAAGTTCCTTCAAATACTTCATGGCTTTGACAACATCTCTTGGCTTGCCCACGCATATGCTATCTGCAAAGGTTTTAGCCTCTCCATCCACAATCTCTCCCCTCTCAAAGGAAAGCTTGACGAACTCAGCACCCTTCGCTTGAACACCTATTATCTGAGGTATCTCCTTAACGAGACCAACTTCCCTTAATTCTCTAAATCCCTTACATATAGCGCTTATTATCGTCCCGTCTCCAACAGGAACGAATATCCTGTCTGGAGATCTCCAGGAAAGAGCTTCAGCTATTTCAAAAGCTCCTGTTTTCTTCCCCTCAAGAAGATAAGGATTTATGGCAGTAGACCTGTTATACCATCCCTTGATCTCAGAAACCTTTCTACATAGATCAAAGGCATCATCATAGCTCCCATCAACGCGATAAACCTCCGCGCCGTAAGCGAAAAGCTGGGCAAGCTTTGGTTTTGGAGCATCTTTCGGAACGAAAATAACGCTTTTCAGTCCAACGCTCGCCGAGAGACCAGCCAATGAGCTCGCTGCGTTTCCCGTAGAAGCACAGGATATAACCTTAAAGCCCCTCTCACGAGCTACCCCTATCGCAATGGCAGATGCCCTATCCTTATAGGAAGATGTGGGGTTAACGGTATCATCTTTTATATAAAGCTCTTTTATACCATGTGCCTTGGCAATATATGAAGCTCTATAAAGGGGCGTCCATCCAACTCTCAGCGGAACGGATTTCCTCTTGACCGGTAAAAGAGGGAGATACCTCCACATGGATAGTTCATATCCAAAACCTTTGAACATCTCAAGATCATATATGACCTCGAGAGTCCCATACCTGTCTCCACAGGCAGGACATGTATATAATACCTCCTCTGGGGAGTATGTCCTGCCACAACTCACGCACCTTAACCCTATAACCTCACCCATCCTCAAACACCCCTATTACCTCGCCCAGGCTCTTAAAGCCGAGCTCCTCAAGAAGCGGAGGAAGATCGCGAGCTATCTCATCGAATATATCCACTCCCTTAAGAATAGCGGAAGAGAGAATTTGAACGAGAGTAGCACCAGCCATCATAAACTCAATGACATCAAGCGCACTCGATATTCCCCCAACTCCTACGATAGGAACGTTGACCGCCTTTCTAATCTCATACACGAATCTTAAAGCTATCGGTTTTATGGGAGGTCCTGAGAGCCAGCCATATTTCTCTCCCAGCTTGCTTTTTCTTTTTCTCACGTCTATGACTATGCCTGGCCCCAATGAGTTTATAGCCACTATACCACTCGCTCCTCCATCAACCGCAGCCTTTGCAAAATCAATCACGTTTCCAAAATGAGGGCTCATCTTAATAAGGATCGGCTTCTTGGTGAGAGAGCTGGCTGCTCTACATATCCTGTAGATAGGCTCAACATCGGTTCCAGTATAGTGTGTGGATATCTCAAAAGCATCCGCAAATTCATCCAACATAGGCACGAGCCTCTGTATATCCTCAGGCTTATACCCCAAACTTACCACGATGGGAAGATCAACTTCCTTCCTTATTTCCGGCAGAAAGGATTGCGCCCACCTTTCCGGAGGATCCTCAGACCAGAGCTCACAGTTCAGTAGCCCACAGCCAATCTTAGCTATAAGAGGTCTTTTCACCTCAGCAGGTTTAGTGGATATAGTCTTAAGAACTATTCCCCCAATTGATCTTCGAGCAAGTCTCTTGATTTTATCAGGCTTATCCGTTAGAGGACCAGAAGCAACAAGCAAGGGGTTTCTGAACCTTATCCCAAAAACCTCCATCTCAAGCATTTTCGATCACCCTCTCCCAAAGCCTCTTTGCCACTTTCTCAGCTTCCGAAAAAACCCTTTCTTCATCAACATTAAGAACTTTTCCACTATCAAGCAAAACTTTCCCTCCAACGATAACCTTATCGACTTTTAGGCTATCCGCTATTCCAAACAGAAGATGCCCTAAAAAGTTATCAGCATTTAGGGGCGTGGGAGGATTATAATCCAGAACAATCAGATCAGCAGCATATCCGGGAGCTATCTTTCCAAACTTAAGCTCTCCTCCCCAGAAAGATTCCAAAGCCTCATAATTATTCTTCAGAAAAGTATTACATATTTCCTCAAGGCTAACAGCGTTAAAATCCCTTTTCTCGTGTTTCTGTAAAAGAAAAGCTACCCTAAGATCATTTAAAATGTTAAAGCCATAACCGTCGTTCCCAAGGCATACTTTTATTCCTCTGTCAAACATGGAGCTGAGATCCGCCGTCCCTACTCCGTTATTCATGTTAGATTGAGGACAATGGGCAAAGAAAACATCTCGTGAAGACAGGATATCCTTCTCACCAGCGCTTAAATCTATCCCGTGAACCACGATGGTGTTTTTCCTCAAGATGCCCCATCTGTCAAGTCTTTCAACAACCTTGAGATCATACTTCTCAATAGAGTCCCTTTGATCTTCGGGGCCTTCAGCCAAGTGAATGTGAAACCCCACACTCTCCGGAGCAGATCCAACACAAGCTTGAAGCGTCTCATCAGACAACGTGAAGGAAGCGTGGAGCCCCAAATGAGCCTTGAAATAACCGTTCCCCTCCTTAAGCGATAGCTCTATAAAGCTCAGATTCTCTTCTATAGCCTCTTCCGCTTTCTCCCTCCCACATCTATCAGAAACCTCATAACATAAATCCGCTCTCATACCAAGCTCATCAACAAGCGCTCTCTTTAAAAGGAGCAAACTTCCTCTTACACAACCGTAACTCGCATGGTGATCAACTATAGCAGTTATTCCAGATTTAAGGCTTTCTATTCCTCCTACAAGAGCACTGTAATAAACGGATTCCTCATCAAGGTGAAGATCAAGCTTCCACCAAATCTCCTTGAGTATCCCCAAAAAGCTTTGAGGAGAAACGCTTATTGGCATTCCTCTGACCAAACTGCTATAAAGATGAGAGTGAATGTTAACCAATCCCGGAAGAACCAGTTTTCCAGCAAGATCGAGATCGGATGAAAAAGGAATTCCCTTTCCTACCTCTGATATCACTCCTCCTTCAATTCTTATCCATCCTTTCTCTACAAGAGATCCATCGTTAGTCCATATAACAGCATTGGAAAGTATCAAGATCCGCTATCCCCCTTCAATATTTCCATAAGCACCTTCTCCGGCGTGAAGGGAATCTTTCTCATCCTTCTTCCTATCGCCATTCTTATGGCATTTCCTATGGCAGGTGGAGGACCATCAACGCTTATCTCACCTGCTCCCTTTAAGCCAAAGGGGCCCGTGGGCTCATAGCCATCAACCGTTAAAACTTCTATATCAGGAATATCAGAAGCGGTAGGTATCATATAAGTGGTGAAGTCCGGATTTAGCACCTTCCCGTTCGAAAGCTTTATCTCCTCCATCAAAGCTGCTCCTATGCCTTGAGTAACCCCTCCTTGAACCTGCCCCTCAAAGAGAGATAGGTTAAGTATTTTACCAACATCGGTTGACGTAGCATACCCTAAGACGCGCACCTCTCCTGTAAGGGTATCTACTTCCACCAACGCAAGGTGAGCAGCAAAAGCATAGATAATATGGGGCAGCCCACTACCTATTTCTCTCCTATCCTTGGCAAGAGGCATTTCAACATAGGATGTAGAAACTCTTTTCTCTGGAGGAAGAAGCTCATAGACTTCGGAAAGGCTAACACTTCCCTCGTTCCAAGCAACACTATCCTCCTTGAGCTGAAGCTCCTCTACGGAAACGCCATACCTTTCTGAAACCGCATAGAACATATCGTTTTTAAGCTGCTCACATGCCTGAACAAGCGCCTTGCCATATATATAGGTCGTTCTTGACGCGGAAGAGGGTC
It encodes the following:
- a CDS encoding BMP family ABC transporter substrate-binding protein, which produces MRKILIVLLALIFVVGTLSGFALAGEKKLKVGFIYIGPVGDAGWTYAHDQGRKYIERKFPNVDTVYLESVPEGAEAITAMENLIAMGCKVIFATSYGYMDAVLQVAKKHPDVVFVHCSGYKRAKNVGTYFGRIYEAEFLSGIAAGMMTKKNKIGYVGAHPIPEVIRGANAFTLGVRKVNPKATVHVVWVNAWYDPPTEKEAALSLIEAGCDVIAQETDSPAPQQACEEKGVYCIGYNTDMRKFAPKYNLTSRVWHWGVVYSYIIKRVLNGTWKSEDIWWGMREGLVGLAPFGPMVPKKVRNMVEKYKKLIV
- a CDS encoding xanthine dehydrogenase family protein subunit M — its product is MSFKVLVPGSLREALEILSDGGKPIAGGTDLLVRIKRGLENPGLLVDITRIPELRIFRRESGKLEMGALFTHTELLSMDIPPLLKSALSVIGSRQIRNLGTIGGNVVNASPAGDSLPALYTYEAQVKLVSLEGERVLRISDFIKGPGQTDLRNGELLLSILLRDFPDDYRFIYRKVGQRSSMTISIASIAVIYRLSDGFFEDIRIALGSVAPTVIRAYKAEEFLKGKPISEDILRKASLMIEEVVSPISDVRASEEYRRKVSGRLILSLLEEV
- a CDS encoding (2Fe-2S)-binding protein — its product is MTLRIRFKINGEEKEVEIREDMTLLELIRDVLHLHGTKSGCEMGECGACTVLLNGKPVPSCITLAVKADGAEITTIEGISNHPLIDAMVKEGAVQCGFCSPGMIVNLASFLDESADPSREEVREALSGNLCRCTGYQKIVDAVMAVKGGRKE
- the thrC gene encoding threonine synthase — translated: MGEVIGLRCVSCGRTYSPEEVLYTCPACGDRYGTLEVIYDLEMFKGFGYELSMWRYLPLLPVKRKSVPLRVGWTPLYRASYIAKAHGIKELYIKDDTVNPTSSYKDRASAIAIGVARERGFKVISCASTGNAASSLAGLSASVGLKSVIFVPKDAPKPKLAQLFAYGAEVYRVDGSYDDAFDLCRKVSEIKGWYNRSTAINPYLLEGKKTGAFEIAEALSWRSPDRIFVPVGDGTIISAICKGFRELREVGLVKEIPQIIGVQAKGAEFVKLSFERGEIVDGEAKTFADSICVGKPRDVVKAMKYLKELGGLMISVSDDEILSAIFELSTLTGIFAEPAGAAAFAGFLKMSHEDAFSSDEEVVLLITGSGLKDIDAVFKASLDAPLVSKDPDEFLERYMEVDDFENSL
- a CDS encoding dihydroorotate dehydrogenase, with product MLEMEVFGIRFRNPLLVASGPLTDKPDKIKRLARRSIGGIVLKTISTKPAEVKRPLIAKIGCGLLNCELWSEDPPERWAQSFLPEIRKEVDLPIVVSLGYKPEDIQRLVPMLDEFADAFEISTHYTGTDVEPIYRICRAASSLTKKPILIKMSPHFGNVIDFAKAAVDGGASGIVAINSLGPGIVIDVRKRKSKLGEKYGWLSGPPIKPIALRFVYEIRKAVNVPIVGVGGISSALDVIEFMMAGATLVQILSSAILKGVDIFDEIARDLPPLLEELGFKSLGEVIGVFEDG
- the ssnA gene encoding putative aminohydrolase SsnA, whose product is MILSNAVIWTNDGSLVEKGWIRIEGGVISEVGKGIPFSSDLDLAGKLVLPGLVNIHSHLYSSLVRGMPISVSPQSFLGILKEIWWKLDLHLDEESVYYSALVGGIESLKSGITAIVDHHASYGCVRGSLLLLKRALVDELGMRADLCYEVSDRCGREKAEEAIEENLSFIELSLKEGNGYFKAHLGLHASFTLSDETLQACVGSAPESVGFHIHLAEGPEDQRDSIEKYDLKVVERLDRWGILRKNTIVVHGIDLSAGEKDILSSRDVFFAHCPQSNMNNGVGTADLSSMFDRGIKVCLGNDGYGFNILNDLRVAFLLQKHEKRDFNAVSLEEICNTFLKNNYEALESFWGGELKFGKIAPGYAADLIVLDYNPPTPLNADNFLGHLLFGIADSLKVDKVIVGGKVLLDSGKVLNVDEERVFSEAEKVAKRLWERVIENA